In the Drosophila takahashii strain IR98-3 E-12201 chromosome 3R, DtakHiC1v2, whole genome shotgun sequence genome, one interval contains:
- the AdipoR gene encoding adiponectin receptor protein isoform X2 — MDSATNLLERHGSTGDLGSGPAEVEVTTRARATFGMDAAGHATAEGVTTTTATLRGAGSDEDIFEQVQMILRKRRGWGPEDSLSPNDLDLLEYDDELGEEDDAGCPLPSTPEDTQLIEAEVWEASWKVCHYKNLPKWLQDNDFLHRGHRPPLPSFRACFKSIFRVHTETGNIWTHLLGCIAFIGVALYFISRPSVEIQTQEKIVFGAFFIGAIVCLGFSFAFHTLSCHSVEMGRLFSKLDYCGIALLIMGSFVPWLYYGFYCHYQPKVIYLSVVCVLGVLSIVVSLWDKFSEPALRPLRAGVFMSFGLSGVIPAIHYSIMEGWFSQMSRASLGWLILMGLLYILGALLYALRVPERWFPGKFDIWGQSHQIFHILVIAAAFVHYHGISEMAMYRVMYSECTVPIEPITF; from the exons ATGGACTCGGCCACCAATCTTCTCGAGCGTCACGGCTCGACGGGCGATCTGGGCAGTGGACCTGCCGAGGTGGAGGTGACCACCCGGGCCAGGGCCACCTTTGGCATGGATGCCGCCGGACATGCGACCGCCGAGGGAGTGACCACCACCACGGCCACTCTGCGTGGAGCAGGATCGGACGAGGACATCTTTGAGCAGGTGCAGATGATTCTGCGCAAGCGACGCGGCTGGGGCCCCGAGGATTCGCTCAGCCCCAACGATCTGGACCTTCTGGAGTACGACGATGAGTTGGGAGAGGAGGACGACGCCGGCTGCCCACTGCCCTCCACCCCGGAGGACACACAGCTCATCGAGGCGGAG GTCTGGGAGGCCAGCTGGAAGGTGTGCCACTACAAAAATCTACCCAAATGGCTGCAGGATAACGATTTCCTACACCGCGGCCATCGCCCACCGCTCCCCTCGTTCCGCGCTTGCTTCAAATCGATTTTCCGCGTCCACACGGAAACCGGCAACATCTGGACACATCTCCTCGGCtgcattgccttcatcggcGTGGCTTTGTACTTCATTTCGCGTCCCTCGGTTGAGATTCAAACGCAGGAGAAGATCGTCTTTGGCGCCTTTTTCATCGGAGCCATCGTCTGCCTGGGATTCTCATTCGCATTTCACACGTTAAGCTGTCACTCTGTAGAGATGGGAAGACTGTTTTCTAA ACTTGACTACTGTGGAATTGCGCTGCTGATCATGGGCTCCTTTGTGCCTTGGCTGTACTATGGCTTCTACTGTCATTACCAGCCGAAGGTCATATACCTGTCTGTGGTGTGCGTCCTGGGCGTTCTCTCCATCGTTGTCTCGCTGTGGGACAAGTTCTCGGAGCCGGCACTTCGGCCCTTGCGCGCGGGCGTGTTCATGAGCTTTGGTCTGTCCGGCGTTATTCCAGCTATTCACTACAGCATCATGGAGGGCTGGTTTAGTCAGATGAGCCGTGCTAGTTTGGGTTGGCTGATTCTCATGG gcCTTCTCTACATCCTTGGCGCCCTGCTGTACGCTCTCCGTGTTCCCGAGCGCTGGTTCCCTGGCAAATTCGACATTTGG GGCCAATCTCATCAGATATTCCACATACTGGTCATCGCGGCTGCTTTCGTCCACTACCACGGCATCTCCGAAATGGCTATGTACCGCGTGATGTACAGCGAATGCACCGTCCCCATAGAACCAATAACCTTCTAG
- the AdipoR gene encoding adiponectin receptor protein isoform X1 yields MDSATNLLERHGSTGDLGSGPAEVEVTTRARATFGMDAAGHATAEGVTTTTATLRGAGSDEDIFEQVQMILRKRRGWGPEDSLSPNDLDLLEYDDELGEEDDAGCPLPSTPEDTQLIEAEMTEVLKAGVLSDEIDLGALAHNAAEQAEEFVRKVWEASWKVCHYKNLPKWLQDNDFLHRGHRPPLPSFRACFKSIFRVHTETGNIWTHLLGCIAFIGVALYFISRPSVEIQTQEKIVFGAFFIGAIVCLGFSFAFHTLSCHSVEMGRLFSKLDYCGIALLIMGSFVPWLYYGFYCHYQPKVIYLSVVCVLGVLSIVVSLWDKFSEPALRPLRAGVFMSFGLSGVIPAIHYSIMEGWFSQMSRASLGWLILMGLLYILGALLYALRVPERWFPGKFDIWGQSHQIFHILVIAAAFVHYHGISEMAMYRVMYSECTVPIEPITF; encoded by the exons ATGGACTCGGCCACCAATCTTCTCGAGCGTCACGGCTCGACGGGCGATCTGGGCAGTGGACCTGCCGAGGTGGAGGTGACCACCCGGGCCAGGGCCACCTTTGGCATGGATGCCGCCGGACATGCGACCGCCGAGGGAGTGACCACCACCACGGCCACTCTGCGTGGAGCAGGATCGGACGAGGACATCTTTGAGCAGGTGCAGATGATTCTGCGCAAGCGACGCGGCTGGGGCCCCGAGGATTCGCTCAGCCCCAACGATCTGGACCTTCTGGAGTACGACGATGAGTTGGGAGAGGAGGACGACGCCGGCTGCCCACTGCCCTCCACCCCGGAGGACACACAGCTCATCGAGGCGGAG ATGACGGAAGTGCTCAAGGCTGGCGTTCTATCCGATGAAATCGATTTGGGCGCTTTGGCCCACAACGCCGCCGAGCAGGCGGAGGAGTTTGTGCGCAAG GTCTGGGAGGCCAGCTGGAAGGTGTGCCACTACAAAAATCTACCCAAATGGCTGCAGGATAACGATTTCCTACACCGCGGCCATCGCCCACCGCTCCCCTCGTTCCGCGCTTGCTTCAAATCGATTTTCCGCGTCCACACGGAAACCGGCAACATCTGGACACATCTCCTCGGCtgcattgccttcatcggcGTGGCTTTGTACTTCATTTCGCGTCCCTCGGTTGAGATTCAAACGCAGGAGAAGATCGTCTTTGGCGCCTTTTTCATCGGAGCCATCGTCTGCCTGGGATTCTCATTCGCATTTCACACGTTAAGCTGTCACTCTGTAGAGATGGGAAGACTGTTTTCTAA ACTTGACTACTGTGGAATTGCGCTGCTGATCATGGGCTCCTTTGTGCCTTGGCTGTACTATGGCTTCTACTGTCATTACCAGCCGAAGGTCATATACCTGTCTGTGGTGTGCGTCCTGGGCGTTCTCTCCATCGTTGTCTCGCTGTGGGACAAGTTCTCGGAGCCGGCACTTCGGCCCTTGCGCGCGGGCGTGTTCATGAGCTTTGGTCTGTCCGGCGTTATTCCAGCTATTCACTACAGCATCATGGAGGGCTGGTTTAGTCAGATGAGCCGTGCTAGTTTGGGTTGGCTGATTCTCATGG gcCTTCTCTACATCCTTGGCGCCCTGCTGTACGCTCTCCGTGTTCCCGAGCGCTGGTTCCCTGGCAAATTCGACATTTGG GGCCAATCTCATCAGATATTCCACATACTGGTCATCGCGGCTGCTTTCGTCCACTACCACGGCATCTCCGAAATGGCTATGTACCGCGTGATGTACAGCGAATGCACCGTCCCCATAGAACCAATAACCTTCTAG
- the AdipoR gene encoding adiponectin receptor protein isoform X3 — MHTQPEVVVRVNPDLEPDVSQEAKGSQDAVEAQAEKRVMTEVLKAGVLSDEIDLGALAHNAAEQAEEFVRKVWEASWKVCHYKNLPKWLQDNDFLHRGHRPPLPSFRACFKSIFRVHTETGNIWTHLLGCIAFIGVALYFISRPSVEIQTQEKIVFGAFFIGAIVCLGFSFAFHTLSCHSVEMGRLFSKLDYCGIALLIMGSFVPWLYYGFYCHYQPKVIYLSVVCVLGVLSIVVSLWDKFSEPALRPLRAGVFMSFGLSGVIPAIHYSIMEGWFSQMSRASLGWLILMGLLYILGALLYALRVPERWFPGKFDIWGQSHQIFHILVIAAAFVHYHGISEMAMYRVMYSECTVPIEPITF; from the exons ATGCACACCCAGCCGGAGGTTGTAGTGCGTGTGAACCCGGACCTGGAGCCGGATGTCAGTCAAGAGGCCAAGGGAAGTCAGGACGCAGTCGAGGCGCAAGCTGAAAAAAGAGTC ATGACGGAAGTGCTCAAGGCTGGCGTTCTATCCGATGAAATCGATTTGGGCGCTTTGGCCCACAACGCCGCCGAGCAGGCGGAGGAGTTTGTGCGCAAG GTCTGGGAGGCCAGCTGGAAGGTGTGCCACTACAAAAATCTACCCAAATGGCTGCAGGATAACGATTTCCTACACCGCGGCCATCGCCCACCGCTCCCCTCGTTCCGCGCTTGCTTCAAATCGATTTTCCGCGTCCACACGGAAACCGGCAACATCTGGACACATCTCCTCGGCtgcattgccttcatcggcGTGGCTTTGTACTTCATTTCGCGTCCCTCGGTTGAGATTCAAACGCAGGAGAAGATCGTCTTTGGCGCCTTTTTCATCGGAGCCATCGTCTGCCTGGGATTCTCATTCGCATTTCACACGTTAAGCTGTCACTCTGTAGAGATGGGAAGACTGTTTTCTAA ACTTGACTACTGTGGAATTGCGCTGCTGATCATGGGCTCCTTTGTGCCTTGGCTGTACTATGGCTTCTACTGTCATTACCAGCCGAAGGTCATATACCTGTCTGTGGTGTGCGTCCTGGGCGTTCTCTCCATCGTTGTCTCGCTGTGGGACAAGTTCTCGGAGCCGGCACTTCGGCCCTTGCGCGCGGGCGTGTTCATGAGCTTTGGTCTGTCCGGCGTTATTCCAGCTATTCACTACAGCATCATGGAGGGCTGGTTTAGTCAGATGAGCCGTGCTAGTTTGGGTTGGCTGATTCTCATGG gcCTTCTCTACATCCTTGGCGCCCTGCTGTACGCTCTCCGTGTTCCCGAGCGCTGGTTCCCTGGCAAATTCGACATTTGG GGCCAATCTCATCAGATATTCCACATACTGGTCATCGCGGCTGCTTTCGTCCACTACCACGGCATCTCCGAAATGGCTATGTACCGCGTGATGTACAGCGAATGCACCGTCCCCATAGAACCAATAACCTTCTAG
- the AdipoR gene encoding adiponectin receptor protein isoform X4 — protein sequence MHTQPEVVVRVNPDLEPDVSQEAKMTEVLKAGVLSDEIDLGALAHNAAEQAEEFVRKVWEASWKVCHYKNLPKWLQDNDFLHRGHRPPLPSFRACFKSIFRVHTETGNIWTHLLGCIAFIGVALYFISRPSVEIQTQEKIVFGAFFIGAIVCLGFSFAFHTLSCHSVEMGRLFSKLDYCGIALLIMGSFVPWLYYGFYCHYQPKVIYLSVVCVLGVLSIVVSLWDKFSEPALRPLRAGVFMSFGLSGVIPAIHYSIMEGWFSQMSRASLGWLILMGLLYILGALLYALRVPERWFPGKFDIWGQSHQIFHILVIAAAFVHYHGISEMAMYRVMYSECTVPIEPITF from the exons ATGCACACCCAGCCGGAGGTTGTAGTGCGTGTGAACCCGGACCTGGAGCCGGATGTCAGTCAAGAGGCCAAG ATGACGGAAGTGCTCAAGGCTGGCGTTCTATCCGATGAAATCGATTTGGGCGCTTTGGCCCACAACGCCGCCGAGCAGGCGGAGGAGTTTGTGCGCAAG GTCTGGGAGGCCAGCTGGAAGGTGTGCCACTACAAAAATCTACCCAAATGGCTGCAGGATAACGATTTCCTACACCGCGGCCATCGCCCACCGCTCCCCTCGTTCCGCGCTTGCTTCAAATCGATTTTCCGCGTCCACACGGAAACCGGCAACATCTGGACACATCTCCTCGGCtgcattgccttcatcggcGTGGCTTTGTACTTCATTTCGCGTCCCTCGGTTGAGATTCAAACGCAGGAGAAGATCGTCTTTGGCGCCTTTTTCATCGGAGCCATCGTCTGCCTGGGATTCTCATTCGCATTTCACACGTTAAGCTGTCACTCTGTAGAGATGGGAAGACTGTTTTCTAA ACTTGACTACTGTGGAATTGCGCTGCTGATCATGGGCTCCTTTGTGCCTTGGCTGTACTATGGCTTCTACTGTCATTACCAGCCGAAGGTCATATACCTGTCTGTGGTGTGCGTCCTGGGCGTTCTCTCCATCGTTGTCTCGCTGTGGGACAAGTTCTCGGAGCCGGCACTTCGGCCCTTGCGCGCGGGCGTGTTCATGAGCTTTGGTCTGTCCGGCGTTATTCCAGCTATTCACTACAGCATCATGGAGGGCTGGTTTAGTCAGATGAGCCGTGCTAGTTTGGGTTGGCTGATTCTCATGG gcCTTCTCTACATCCTTGGCGCCCTGCTGTACGCTCTCCGTGTTCCCGAGCGCTGGTTCCCTGGCAAATTCGACATTTGG GGCCAATCTCATCAGATATTCCACATACTGGTCATCGCGGCTGCTTTCGTCCACTACCACGGCATCTCCGAAATGGCTATGTACCGCGTGATGTACAGCGAATGCACCGTCCCCATAGAACCAATAACCTTCTAG
- the bond gene encoding very long chain fatty acid elongase 7, which produces MTTYMKIVEERLTGLSKGVDETVDSWFLMSSPAPVIAVVLVYLAFVLKIGPEYMKNRKPMDLKRIMVFYNAFQVLYSIWMCRTSIQESNVMSSIFSKKCEINRTREQNLTLYSGAWFYFFSKIIDLLDTTFFVLRKKDNQVSFLHVYHHTITVLFSWGYLKYAPGEQGVIIGILNSGVHIIMYFYYMVAAMGPQYQKYLWWKKYMTSIQLIQFVLILGYMLAVGAKGCNMPKTLTFFFVGNTIIFLYLFGNFYRKTYKKAKSLDGGSSSSRTTGSSLAQSALRAAGGMGCMPQTMNAGKHSLQNAQPGKAYLDLNNNSVKPLKLE; this is translated from the exons ATGACGACCTACATGAAGATAGTCGAGGAGCGCCTCACCGGCCTCTCCAAAGGAGTGg ATGAGACGGTGGACAGCTGGTTCCTGATGAGCTCCCCTGCTCCCGTGATCGCCGTGGTCCTGGTCTACCTGGCATTCGTGCTCAAGATCGGACCCGAGTACATGAAGAACCGCAAGCCCATGGACCTCAAGCGCATCATGGTCTTCTACAATGCCTTCCAGGTCTTGTACTCCATTTGGATGTGCCGCACG TCCATCCAAGAGAGCAATGTGATGTCATCGATCTTCTCGAAGAAGTGCGAGATCAACCGCACCAGGGAGCAGAACCTGACCCTCTACTCGGGCGCCTGGTTCTACTTCTTCTCGAAGATCATCGATCTGCTGGACACGACGTTCTTTGTGCTGCGCAAGAAGGACAACCAGGTGTCGTTCCTGCACGTCTACCACCACACAATCACGGTGCTCTTCTCCTGGGGCTACCTAAAGTACGCTCCCGGGGAGCAGGGCGTGATCATTGGCATCTTGAACTCCGGCGTGCACATCATCATGTACTTCTACTACATGGTGGCTGCGATGGGACCCCAGTACCAGAAGTACCTGTGGTGGAAGAAGTACATGACCAGCATCCAGCTGATCCAGTTCGTTCTGATTTTGGGATACATGCTGGCCGTGGGCGCCAAGGGATGCAACATGCCCAAGACTCTGACCTTCTTCTTCGTGGGCAACACTATCATCTTCCTGTATCTGTTCGGCAACTTCTACCGCAAGACCTACAAGAAGGCCAAGAGCCTCgatggcggcagcagcagcagtcgcacCACCGGCAGCAGCCTGGCCCAATCCGCCCTGAGGGCCGCCGGAGGAATGGGTTGCATGCCCCAGACAATGAACGCCGGAAAGCACAGCCTGCAGAACGCCCAGCCTGGAAAGGCCTACCTCGATCTGAACAACAACAGCGTGAAGCCGCTGAAGCTGGAATGA